A genomic stretch from Hymenobacter psoromatis includes:
- a CDS encoding twin-arginine translocation pathway signal, translating to MQRRQFIQASALASTLLLVPKFLHALDRPENRLAARLRDAPGGAAKRLIVVQLGGGNDGLNTLVPYRNDLYYKARPTLALREADGLLPLGDELALHPSMKGLKGLFDQGQVAICNAVGYPNPDRSHFRSMDIWQTGSGSEQLLSTGWLGRYLDSTCAAGAPAYQALEIDDTLSLALKGGQRNGLALKNPGKFHQLTQSRYLNALSQEQGVGAPGSELDYLYKTLAETASSADYLYEKSKIHSSAAAYPNTDFGHNLKTTAELITSGVESRVYYLALSGFDTHVRQHEQQGRLLGELSDGLAALAADLQKSNEWNNTLVMVFSEFGRRVGQNASNGTDHGTANNVFLLSGALRKPGLLNQAASLADLDQGDLRYQLDFRSLYASILTDWLGADGQLVLGPGIEKLAGLV from the coding sequence ATGCAACGCCGCCAATTCATCCAAGCCTCGGCCCTGGCCAGCACGTTGCTGCTGGTACCCAAGTTTTTGCACGCCCTCGACCGGCCCGAAAACCGGCTGGCGGCCCGCCTGCGCGACGCGCCCGGCGGGGCGGCCAAGCGCCTCATCGTGGTGCAGCTGGGCGGCGGCAACGACGGCCTGAACACCCTCGTGCCGTATCGCAACGACTTGTATTACAAGGCCCGGCCCACGCTGGCGCTGCGGGAGGCCGACGGCCTCCTACCCCTCGGCGATGAGCTGGCGCTGCACCCAAGTATGAAGGGGCTGAAAGGGCTGTTTGACCAGGGCCAGGTGGCCATTTGCAATGCCGTAGGCTACCCCAACCCCGACCGCTCGCACTTCCGGTCGATGGATATCTGGCAGACCGGCTCCGGCTCGGAGCAGCTGCTGAGCACCGGCTGGCTGGGCCGCTACCTCGACAGCACCTGCGCCGCCGGCGCGCCCGCCTACCAGGCCCTCGAAATAGACGATACGCTGAGCCTGGCCCTGAAAGGCGGGCAGCGCAACGGCCTGGCCCTCAAGAATCCCGGCAAGTTTCACCAGCTTACGCAGAGCCGCTACCTCAACGCGCTGAGCCAGGAGCAGGGGGTAGGCGCACCCGGCTCGGAGCTGGATTACCTGTATAAAACGCTGGCCGAAACGGCGTCGTCGGCCGATTATCTCTACGAGAAATCGAAGATTCACAGCAGCGCGGCTGCCTATCCCAACACCGACTTTGGCCACAACCTGAAAACCACCGCCGAGCTGATTACCTCGGGCGTGGAATCGCGGGTGTACTACCTGGCTCTCAGTGGCTTCGATACCCACGTGCGGCAGCACGAGCAGCAGGGCCGCCTGTTAGGCGAGCTATCCGATGGCCTCGCCGCGCTAGCCGCCGACCTGCAAAAAAGCAACGAGTGGAACAACACCTTGGTGATGGTTTTCAGCGAGTTTGGCCGGCGCGTGGGCCAGAACGCCAGCAACGGCACCGACCACGGCACCGCCAACAACGTGTTCCTGCTCAGCGGCGCGCTGCGCAAGCCCGGCCTGCTCAACCAGGCCGCCAGCCTGGCCGACCTCGACCAGGGCGACCTGCGCTACCAGCTCGACTTCCGCAGCCTCTACGCCAGCATTTTAACCGACTGGCTCGGCGCCGACGGCCAGCTCGTGCTCGGGCCGGGGATAGAAAAGCTGGCGGGGCTGGTGTAA
- a CDS encoding aspartate-semialdehyde dehydrogenase: MKIAVVGATGLVGTEMLKVLAERRFPVTELLPVASAKSVGQLVHFQGKDYPVVSMEAAIAARPAIAIFSAGGSVSLEFAPRFAEVGTTVVDNSSAWRMDPGKKLVVPEVNANVLTKDDKIIANPNCSTIQLVVALNDLHKKYQVQRLVISTYQSVTGTGKKAVDQLLQERAGQPVTNAAYPHAIDLNVLPHIDVFQPDGYTKEELKMVNETKKIMGDDGIRVTATCVRVPVLGGHSEAVNVEFAHDFDLAEVRDILRRTEGVELVDDVQNNRYPMPKDSHGRDAVLVGRLRRDDTQPNTLNMWIVADNLRKGAATNAVQIAEYLVEKKLV, translated from the coding sequence ATGAAAATTGCCGTTGTGGGTGCCACCGGGCTGGTGGGCACCGAAATGCTGAAAGTACTAGCCGAGCGCCGGTTTCCGGTAACCGAATTACTGCCCGTAGCCTCGGCCAAATCGGTGGGCCAGCTGGTTCATTTTCAGGGCAAAGACTACCCCGTGGTGAGCATGGAAGCCGCCATCGCGGCGCGCCCGGCCATTGCCATTTTTTCGGCCGGCGGCAGCGTGTCGCTGGAGTTCGCGCCCCGGTTTGCCGAAGTCGGCACCACGGTGGTGGACAATTCCTCGGCCTGGCGCATGGACCCCGGCAAGAAGCTGGTGGTGCCCGAAGTGAACGCCAACGTGCTGACCAAGGACGATAAAATTATCGCCAACCCCAACTGCTCGACCATTCAATTGGTAGTGGCGCTCAATGATTTACACAAAAAATACCAAGTCCAGCGCCTCGTCATCAGCACCTACCAGAGCGTGACCGGCACCGGCAAAAAAGCCGTGGACCAGCTCCTGCAGGAGCGCGCCGGCCAGCCCGTGACCAACGCCGCCTACCCCCACGCCATCGACCTGAACGTGCTGCCCCACATCGACGTGTTTCAGCCCGACGGCTACACCAAGGAGGAGCTGAAAATGGTGAACGAGACCAAGAAAATCATGGGCGACGACGGCATCCGCGTCACCGCCACCTGCGTGCGCGTGCCCGTGCTGGGCGGCCACTCGGAGGCGGTGAACGTGGAGTTTGCCCACGACTTCGACCTGGCAGAAGTGCGCGACATCCTGCGCCGCACCGAAGGGGTAGAGCTGGTGGACGACGTGCAGAACAATCGCTACCCCATGCCCAAGGATAGCCACGGCCGCGACGCCGTGCTGGTAGGCCGCCTACGCCGCGACGATACGCAGCCCAACACCCTCAATATGTGGATAGTAGCCGATAACCTGCGCAAAGGCGCGGCGACGAATGCCGTGCAGATTGCGGAGTATCTGGTGGAGAAAAAACTGGTGTAG
- a CDS encoding cytochrome C, whose translation MTSKQALLTLALVGGALSLHAQHRPTPAAKAKAATKADPALAASLTRGAVVYKNVCITCHMADGGGVPNMNPPLIKTEYVLGDKARLAHIVLAGLAEPLEIDGNDYKQHMPAQAYLTDQQVADVLTYVRNKFGNKASAVQVAEVKAVRAKL comes from the coding sequence ATGACTTCTAAGCAAGCTCTCCTGACCCTGGCGCTGGTGGGCGGCGCGCTGTCGCTGCACGCGCAGCACCGCCCTACCCCCGCCGCCAAGGCCAAAGCCGCCACCAAGGCCGACCCGGCCCTGGCCGCTTCCCTCACGCGCGGCGCGGTGGTGTATAAGAATGTGTGCATCACCTGCCACATGGCCGACGGCGGCGGCGTGCCCAACATGAACCCGCCGCTCATCAAAACCGAGTACGTGCTGGGCGACAAAGCCCGCCTGGCCCACATCGTGCTGGCCGGCCTCGCCGAGCCCCTCGAAATCGACGGCAACGACTACAAGCAGCATATGCCCGCCCAGGCCTACCTCACCGACCAGCAGGTGGCCGACGTGCTCACCTACGTGCGCAATAAATTCGGCAACAAAGCCAGCGCCGTACAGGTGGCCGAAGTAAAAGCCGTGCGCGCCAAGCTGTAG
- a CDS encoding sorbosone dehydrogenase: MISFSPRLLLAVPVLAGSLALVASHPTGVRVAPDPNNAGLKLPAGFGALVAAETGGKARHITVTPQGVIYVKLNKVKDGKGILELHSQPGGKATVTGGFGDYGGTGMYEKNGYLYASSDHAVYRYKLDGKGEVIDRSKPELLVRGLKVGSQHESKSIVLDNADNLYVNIGAYANACQEQDRTRGSKGIPNCPILDSAGGIWQFKADKLNQRYPDGTRFATGLRNVVGLDWNSQDKQLFVMQHGRDQLHDNWPELYGDKESAALPAECMYALTKGSNAGWPYIYYDQQKKELMKGPEYGGDGKTPSTADYLQPAAAYPGHMAPNALLFYTGTMFPAKYRNGAFIAFHGSWNRAPEPQKGYFVVFQPFKDGKPAGEWEVFADNFAGSPEKAASGRADHRPCGLAQGPDGSLYVSDDQKGTIYRIVYNAKN; this comes from the coding sequence ATGATTTCTTTTTCTCCCCGTCTGCTGCTGGCCGTGCCCGTTCTCGCCGGCAGCCTGGCGCTGGTTGCCAGCCACCCCACCGGCGTGCGCGTCGCGCCCGACCCCAACAATGCCGGCCTCAAGCTGCCCGCCGGCTTTGGCGCGCTGGTAGCCGCCGAAACCGGCGGCAAAGCCCGCCACATCACCGTCACGCCCCAGGGCGTTATCTACGTGAAGCTCAATAAGGTGAAAGACGGCAAGGGCATCCTGGAGCTGCACAGCCAGCCGGGCGGCAAGGCGACCGTTACGGGCGGCTTTGGCGACTACGGCGGCACGGGCATGTACGAGAAAAATGGCTACCTCTACGCCTCCTCCGACCACGCGGTGTACCGCTACAAGCTCGATGGCAAGGGCGAGGTCATCGACCGCAGCAAGCCCGAGCTGCTGGTGCGCGGCCTGAAAGTGGGCAGCCAGCACGAGTCGAAATCCATCGTGCTCGACAACGCCGACAACCTCTACGTGAACATCGGGGCCTACGCCAACGCCTGCCAGGAGCAGGACCGCACGCGCGGCTCAAAAGGCATCCCAAACTGCCCCATTCTGGATTCGGCGGGCGGCATCTGGCAGTTTAAGGCCGATAAGCTTAACCAGCGCTACCCCGACGGCACGCGCTTCGCCACCGGCCTGCGCAACGTGGTGGGCCTCGACTGGAACTCGCAGGACAAGCAACTCTTTGTGATGCAGCACGGCCGCGACCAGCTGCACGACAACTGGCCCGAGCTTTACGGCGATAAGGAGTCGGCCGCGCTGCCGGCCGAGTGCATGTATGCGCTCACCAAGGGCTCGAACGCCGGCTGGCCCTACATCTATTATGACCAGCAGAAAAAGGAGCTGATGAAAGGCCCCGAATACGGCGGCGATGGCAAAACGCCCTCCACCGCTGATTACCTCCAGCCTGCCGCCGCCTACCCCGGCCACATGGCCCCCAACGCGCTGCTCTTCTACACCGGCACCATGTTTCCGGCCAAGTACCGCAACGGCGCGTTCATCGCCTTCCACGGCTCCTGGAACCGCGCTCCCGAGCCGCAAAAGGGCTATTTCGTGGTCTTCCAGCCCTTCAAGGATGGCAAGCCCGCTGGGGAGTGGGAGGTTTTTGCCGACAACTTCGCCGGCTCGCCCGAGAAGGCCGCCAGTGGCCGCGCCGACCACCGCCCCTGCGGCCTCGCCCAGGGCCCCGATGGCTCGCTCTACGTGAGCGACGACCAGAAGGGCACCATCTACCGCATCGTGTATAACGCTAAGAACTAA
- a CDS encoding LD-carboxypeptidase gives MSAIAPPFLRPGQRVALVAPARKISAAEVELAVQTLRGWGLDVVLGESIGAAHHQFAGDDELRRRDFQRQLDDPAVRAILCARGGYGTARLVDELDFRHFAEHPKWIAGFSDITVLNSHLLRLGYQSIHGVMPVLYGQAGGEAAVESLRRALFGEALACQAPPYPLNRPGTATGELVGGNLSLLHTSTGTTSQASFAGRILFLEDLDEYLYHLDRMLLHLHRSGQLVGLAGLVVGHFSAIKDNAVPFGQTAHEIINHYAQRYSFPVGYGFPVGHEADNQALVVGRPATFTVDKGGGSLSQ, from the coding sequence ATGTCTGCCATCGCTCCTCCCTTTCTCCGGCCCGGCCAGCGCGTGGCGCTGGTGGCCCCGGCCCGCAAAATCAGCGCCGCCGAAGTCGAGCTGGCCGTGCAAACCCTGCGCGGCTGGGGCCTCGACGTGGTGCTGGGCGAGAGCATCGGCGCGGCGCACCACCAGTTTGCCGGCGACGATGAGCTGCGCCGCCGCGACTTCCAGCGCCAGCTCGACGACCCGGCCGTGCGGGCCATTTTGTGCGCGCGGGGCGGCTACGGCACCGCCCGCCTGGTCGATGAGTTGGACTTCCGCCACTTTGCCGAGCACCCCAAATGGATAGCGGGCTTTTCGGATATCACCGTGCTCAACAGCCACTTGCTGCGCCTGGGCTACCAGAGTATCCACGGCGTGATGCCGGTGCTTTATGGCCAGGCCGGCGGCGAGGCGGCGGTCGAGAGCCTGCGTCGCGCGCTGTTTGGCGAAGCCCTGGCCTGCCAGGCCCCGCCCTACCCCCTCAACCGGCCCGGCACGGCCACTGGCGAGCTGGTGGGCGGCAACCTAAGCCTGCTGCACACCAGCACCGGCACCACCTCGCAGGCCAGCTTCGCGGGGCGCATCCTGTTTCTGGAAGACCTGGACGAGTACCTCTACCACCTCGACCGCATGCTGCTGCACCTGCACCGCAGCGGGCAGCTGGTGGGCCTGGCCGGACTGGTAGTGGGCCATTTTTCGGCTATTAAAGACAACGCCGTGCCCTTCGGCCAAACGGCCCACGAGATTATCAACCACTACGCCCAGCGCTACAGCTTTCCGGTGGGCTACGGCTTCCCGGTGGGCCACGAGGCTGATAACCAGGCGCTGGTGGTGGGCCGCCCGGCCACCTTCACCGTCGATAAGGGGGGTGGCAGCCTCAGCCAGTAA
- a CDS encoding amine oxidase, whose amino-acid sequence MKNPVTDNPFDSFWWGGYECTDQLNAFGNRVDFLPLTGHLQLLDEDYTGLKQFNIKTVREGIRWAQIEKTPYHYDFSTVKTMLKAGQRHGIQQVWDLCHFGYPDDLTPLHPMFARRFAALCRAFVDFYRAERPEGTLIVTPINEVSFMSWLGGDARGTSPYCVGQGWEVKLGLMRAYIEGSWALREADPSIRLLSTEPLVNIVAPPNPWVSHQREARRAHRNQFQATDILSGRLCPELGGHESLLDIVGFNYYYDNQWQLHPHRHLGWNDPAMDPRWVPLHELLAQAHKRYKRPFVITETSHPGEDRPLWWQMIGRECAQALSAGLPLLGVCLYPIIDRPDWDHLDQWHRSGLWDAELVAGGPPRRHLHHASAEALLQAQTMVRQAQAQVKPRRQRLLVS is encoded by the coding sequence ATGAAAAACCCCGTAACTGACAATCCGTTCGACTCTTTCTGGTGGGGCGGCTACGAATGCACCGACCAGCTCAACGCCTTTGGCAACCGCGTCGATTTCCTGCCCCTCACCGGCCACCTGCAGCTGCTCGACGAAGACTACACCGGCCTCAAGCAGTTCAACATCAAGACCGTGCGCGAGGGCATTCGCTGGGCCCAGATTGAGAAAACGCCCTATCACTACGACTTCAGCACCGTGAAAACGATGCTGAAGGCCGGGCAGCGCCACGGCATTCAGCAGGTGTGGGACCTATGCCATTTCGGCTACCCCGACGACCTCACGCCGCTGCACCCCATGTTTGCCCGGCGCTTTGCGGCGCTCTGCCGCGCGTTCGTGGATTTTTACCGCGCCGAGCGGCCCGAGGGCACGCTCATCGTCACGCCCATCAATGAGGTGAGCTTTATGTCGTGGCTCGGCGGCGACGCCCGCGGCACTTCGCCCTACTGTGTGGGCCAGGGCTGGGAAGTAAAGCTGGGCCTGATGCGCGCCTACATCGAGGGCAGCTGGGCCCTGCGCGAGGCCGACCCGAGCATTCGCTTGCTCAGCACCGAGCCGCTCGTCAATATCGTGGCGCCGCCCAACCCCTGGGTGAGCCACCAGCGCGAAGCCCGCCGGGCGCACCGCAATCAGTTTCAGGCCACCGACATTCTCTCGGGCCGCCTGTGCCCCGAGCTGGGCGGCCACGAAAGCCTGCTCGACATCGTGGGCTTCAACTACTACTACGACAACCAGTGGCAGCTGCACCCGCACCGCCACCTGGGCTGGAACGACCCCGCGATGGACCCCCGCTGGGTGCCCCTGCACGAGCTGCTGGCCCAGGCTCACAAGCGCTACAAGCGCCCCTTCGTAATCACCGAAACCAGCCACCCCGGCGAGGACCGGCCACTGTGGTGGCAGATGATTGGCCGCGAATGTGCCCAGGCGCTGAGCGCCGGCCTGCCGCTGCTCGGCGTGTGCCTCTATCCCATCATCGACCGCCCCGACTGGGACCACCTCGACCAGTGGCACCGCTCGGGCCTCTGGGATGCCGAGCTCGTGGCCGGCGGCCCGCCCCGCCGCCACCTGCACCATGCCAGCGCCGAAGCCCTGCTGCAAGCGCAAACGATGGTGCGGCAGGCGCAAGCCCAGGTGAAGCCGCGCCGCCAGCGCCTGCTGGTGAGCTAA